gaagttggccaaagcaatgtcccagcagcctccaagaagatcccacagctgctgccctggctctaggaactgctccattggagcctgcagttcccagcaggaatctcggtcatctctggcccctcagaaggaacaagggctttgtgtcccagcaggtcactcctggctttggtcttccttcattgccatgggagctgggacaaggagtcacctgcaggtgcctgttttgTGCCCACTGAAGTGgagcaggaggaatcccagcccatgggggttgtggagggagctgagtgtccttgtGGCCCCaagtctgcagagccacaaggagacacctctgttgactcagctgagtcccttccctcagtgcaggtgaaggagatccctcctgagctctgtctgggtttcctgtctaatgatgggacatgaaaaggggactcttgaaCTTAAGTCTGTGCCTGTCTGGAGAAATGAccctgctgaaagaagtgtctgtgcccaagtgagagaaggcacatcattatttccttcagctgtgtgccagcaggttcccctggagccccagggacagctggagggagcccagaggggcagagaaagggctgcctggggctgttgctgtgctgctgagctgggctgggctcctggcacacagggagctcctggcaaccaagaagagcttcaaagagacagctctgctggtgagcagctcctctgcacagcccagcagggctgagggcactgcctgcagcacccagggcacaggagagaaggcagagagatgagaggcagcctgggctgggaggtgactgagctctcacttcACAAGAAACCTTCttaggatttgaaggaagaattctctggctgtaggaaagttcaacttgccttcctggagtgatctcctaaagctggcacatcccacagcttctaggatctttcagcaggactctcccagttgctgcagtgcaggggaagtggccatatggcagagcagggcaggagctgcaggcagcaagggcagagaggagaagggagcaggaggttcaagggatcctggggtgggaggacagggcagagctgctcagggcaggaaccttgccagcccttttccacggtcaggctgtggctgcagagcagtgcaggtgagttcctgcaagtgcctctcccagctgccaaatggcagcagtggcaggagctgtcaggatggctctgctggatttgctggggtgcagcaggagaagctgctgcagagcaggacttgctgctgccccatcagaggcccagggccagaaggttccctgtgccagggctggctgtggggtgggaaggtgggggagcagccaggggtgcccagggctgtggtgcagagcagggtcctgcccccagggctctgtgtgctggggcagggactctgctgcctgccagggtcagctctcagcccggccaaggagctgccacgggactgggggagaagggctgtggggaaggaacaactcctgggagggcagagcagggcagagtcctgaTCCTCATAgtgtgctgcagggatgagggctcGTCACAGCTCCTGatcaaagcaggaaatttcccagaaggtaTTTGCCAgaaggcacagacagacaggaggTACCTTCAAGAGAATgaaccagttctttcagtgttatactCTGGGTTGTCTGGGTGCTGACTGTGACAGGGAAATGaatctctgagcacaggaggagacactgaaaCTTGAACTCTGTTAGATTAGAGGAGATTGAACCTGAGAGTGTCAGACATTAAAACTGTCTTACAGACAGCATCAGTGTCACTTTCTCAGCCCTGGGccaagggaagcagctgctggcagggacagctccaggcagcagagccctggacAGGGAGTGGGGGCCAAGAGCCCCCAAGGCCTGGGGGAGGGGGCattcaggcagctctgggggcccttccctgcagctctgctgggcactgtgtgctgggccatagaaatgaggattcctgcagtggaaaagaacTTTCCCAGGTGTGATGGtagaaatagaaaacacaggTACAATTATTCTAACTTCAGACTaagcttctgctctgcagccccagctcttctGTGTCATTGCAGTAGAGATGGAACTTTTGTATTCAAGGTCTCTTACATCTGACATtccttgtgtgtgtgagagctcTACCAAAAAAGTTCCATGTCCCCCTGGACCAGAGCAAAACTGActccttggcagtgcatttgGTGACATTTGACACATTGATTTCTTGTAGCAATGGAGTGGCTTTTTCACAGAGGTCTGTCTTAActgttccctgtcctttccttttttgaaatGGATCCtatgctgggaagcagcaaatgtccaacagcagctccatgccccagttcctcctcctggcattcgcagacaggcgggagctgcagctcctgcacttctggctcttcctggccatctccctggctgccctcctggccaatggcctcatcctcagcgccgtagcctgtgaccaccacctgcacacccccatgtACTTCctcctgctcaacctctccctcacagacctgggctgcatctgcaccactgtccccaaagccatgcacaactccctctgggacaccacaaccatctcctacatgggatgtaCTGCACAGgcctttctgcttgtcttctttcttggagcagagtattccctcctcaccatcatgtgctacgaccgctacgttgccatctgcaaacccctgcactacgggaccctcctgggcagcagagcttgtgcccacatggcagcagctgcctgggtcACTGggtttctcactgctctgctgcacacagccaatacattttccctgcccctgtgccagggcaatgccctgggccagttcttctgtgaaatcccacacatcctcaagctctcctgctcacactcaggctacctcagggaaattgggctcattgtggTTAGTGCCTGTTTAGtgcttggttgttttgttttcattgttttctcctatgtgcagatcttcagggctgtgctgaggatcccctctcagcagggaaggcacaaagccttttccacgtgcctccctcacctggctgtgctctccttgtttgtcagcactgccacattttccgacctgaagcccccctccatctcctccccatccctggacctggtggtgtcagttctgtactcagtattacctccagcactgaaccccctcatctacagcctcaggaaccaggagctcaaggatgccatatggaaaatgatgactggatgcttttcaggagcaataacctgcctcttttcttctgcacaaCAGTCATTGTGTAACCCTTTActggcccagcctgccttctaaagcttttgagagTGGTGGGGGGGGCCgtttcctacattttttcctcttttaatgttgttaacacagaaatttattcttcatctcaTACCTAATTCACTCTCTACCTCTTTCTTTTGACCCACaattgtgtaaatgaggaatcattctctgtgtgcatttaaacaaaatagaaGTTCCTGCAGCAACTTCTTTGTCAAACATCCAGCCTTTGTTAttctgtacatgaggaatcacaatctctgagtagAATAAAGGACTTGAAtgcttttttccagattctccCTCCAAGAACTTCCCTAAAGCTGGAGGGCAGCgtctgtgtgcagaggagaaggggtaaagagtcctggtacaggagcactgccagggagcagcagcttttgGGCTTTTCAGAGATGccctttttccactgcctccctctcctttctgctccttgccaaagacctgagtgctctggcagctcagtccctgctgtgtgtcagtcctgtgaccatgggcagggacaggccctgggcactgctgggacagagctgggctccttaaCATCATTTCTATCATGAAAGGGGATCCccctgggcagttcctgaagactttgttctttttgaaaggttggtgtaaagaacaaggccaaggaatagactctgcaaagtctcattgctttgcttgtttccccattcagtccctgcagtgagagaagcGACTCACTGGGGTACTTGAGGGcctgagggctggttcagatgttctgtgctggtggccagtggcaaatggcctccaagtcacctgcctggggctctgcagcttgtgagggctctgatggcaggtgaggacttgtctgtaggaactcaggaagtgcaggagagcacagaggatctgcagggacagcccatcccatccagtcagcagggaatggaggcctggagcagaatcctgcccagggtgaagtcaccagagatcaagtactaaatctccctgtgaactggtaaaggagagttctgcaaccccaggggccgcagcaggaacagagaaaggactctggcCAGTGACTCGTCTCACCCGCAGTGAActccccttgtgcctccccagttcagggggggctgtaccagagccaggggtgggctttccaggacagtgtcctgaagaactctccagcccacaggctgcatggagtggagccctgccctgccctttgtgccattggaaacagcccatggtcctgcccagccttgttcttggctactgagccttccaggactatggcagagggtggagaggagtgatccccatcctgctgggtctgctccccaccctgaccagcatggccagtgcaggctcagcccagggtgccacagcccctccctgtgcagagcagcacctccagctcagggccctgcagggatcccaggctgggatctgcaactggccaaggcagcctggacacactgacctgggcaaagggatgtccctgcagaagagcaaggcagcatttctgggcctgcagagaggaatccctgacacagagaaacctctttctgcagcccccctggggacaggctgctctgtccctgggccaggactctgggctgggctgggcagaggggctggcactgaggggcacagtcaggctgtgctgggcatctcctggaggtgacaccagggctcctgcagtttccctgacctccatttcctcctgccatgctgagtgtccagcccctgagcagtgagggggctgcaggtttcccttagGGAAGAGGAGATCAAGAGTTGACTCTGTGTCAGAGAGAGCCAGTTTCAGGTGGGTCCAAAATGGATCAcccagtgcccaaagctgagccaaaaagcaattccagaggcacctctggagaaaggataaaatccagggTGCTGTAATTCAGAGAGCAGTGAGAGAAATGTAggagaaacaactctgcaggcATGAAGGTgggtggagaaggaggaggagtgagagagagccttggtgggcacctggcagccaaaagccaaccccccagccctgagagccacagctgagcccagcacaaaagctcctttaggtctggaggttctttgcagcagctttttagcagagctgccagatgggccat
This Pseudopipra pipra isolate bDixPip1 chromosome W, bDixPip1.hap1, whole genome shotgun sequence DNA region includes the following protein-coding sequences:
- the LOC135405020 gene encoding olfactory receptor 14C36-like — protein: MYFLLLNLSLTDLGCICTTVPKAMHNSLWDTTTISYMGCTAQAFLLVFFLGAEYSLLTIMCYDRYVAICKPLHYGTLLGSRACAHMAAAAWVTGFLTALLHTANTFSLPLCQGNALGQFFCEIPHILKLSCSHSGYLREIGLIVVSACLVLGCFVFIVFSYVQIFRAVLRIPSQQGRHKAFSTCLPHLAVLSLFVSTATFSDLKPPSISSPSLDLVVSVLYSVLPPALNPLIYSLRNQELKDAIWKMMTGCFSGAITCLFSSAQQSLCNPLLAQPAF